Proteins from a genomic interval of Lycium ferocissimum isolate CSIRO_LF1 chromosome 2, AGI_CSIRO_Lferr_CH_V1, whole genome shotgun sequence:
- the LOC132045751 gene encoding protein STRUBBELIG-RECEPTOR FAMILY 1-like isoform X3, translated as MLLMIGQRMSGIFTRILLVFAIIAVQNCQGFTDPRDVFAINSLYTSLGYPLLPGWVPYGLDPCGDKWHGVLCVNSNVTGIVLNDSNLGGELSEGIGSFASIIQLDLSNNHIGGSIPSNLPVTLKTLFLSGNQLTGSIPGTISSLGQLSDLSLNNNHLNGVIPDAFLQLKTLINMDLSGNSLSGLLPPSMGSLSSLTTLHLQNNKLSGILDVLQDLALTDLNIENNLFSGPIPAKLLSIPAFRRAGNPFNTTIIPSPPAISPSPAPFAVLSPDLAPSLPSTVPSGEGLQHSGRQESSNSSKHVKLIAIAGLVSLVILGLAVCLLMSRFFKRRREAQKEAKRHDTYAYSLPKGNPKHDQSVQKPYYDAEKGLRPVAGNGKAQGRNFSMNTSEAMQQKDMNSTISNTDDDLDSEMESMISDILPPPPPPFLQAPSATSVTHAKKNVNSAELFTIASLQLYTDSFSEDNLIGGGILGTVYRAESPKSLLAVKKLDTATTRHQSDHQFVEMVSNISRLQHENIVKLVGYCSEYGQRVLVYEYCRNGTLHEALHLDDEIHRKLSWSTRVRIVLQAARALEYLHEVCDPPIVHLNFKSANVLLDDELAVRMSDCGLAPLMSADSIRQLQGCGYGAPELELGSYTCHSDVYSFGVVMLELLTGRKSYDRSRPRGEQMLVRWAIPRLHDIDALSRMVDPSLNGCYPSKSLSRFADIISLCIQSEPEFRPPMSEIVQNLLHMI; from the exons ATGTTACTGATGATTGGTCAAAGGATGAGTGGAATATTTACGAGgattttgttggtatttgcAATTATTGCTGTTCAAAATTGCCAGGGGTTTACTGATCCTCGGGATG TATTTGCCATAAATAGTTTATATACTAGTCTGGGCTACCCTTTGCTTCCTGGATGGGTTCCATATGGATTAGACCCTTGTGGTGATAAGTGGCATGGTGTACTTTGTGTCAACTCCAATGTTACTGGAAT aGTACTAAATGATTCAAATTTGGGAGGTGAATTAAGTGAAGGCATAGGAAGCTTTGCTTCAATCATACAATT AGATCTCAGCAACAACCATATTGGAGGCAGTATACCATCCAATTTGCCCGTTACCCTCAAAACCTT gTTTCTCTCCGGTAACCAGCTTACCGGGAGCATTCCAGGCACTATATCCTCGTTAGGGCAATTATCAGACTT GTCGTTGAACAACAATCACCTTAATGGAGTCATTCCAGATGCCTTTTTGCAGCTTAAGACTTTGATTAATAT GGACTTATCTGGGAACAGTTTAAGTGGTCTGCTGCCTCCTTCAATGGGAAGTTTGTCGTCACTTACTACCTT ACACTTGCAGAATAATAAGCTTTCTGGGATCCTTGACGTTTTGCAAGATCTTGCTCTAACGGATTT AAACATAGAGAATAATTTGTTCTCTGGGCCTATACCAGCAAAATTGTTGAGTATCCCGGCCTTCAG ACGTGCAGGGAACCCGTTTAACACTACTATCATCCCTTCACCGCCCGCGATATCGCCTTCTCCAGCACCATTTGCTGTGCTTTCTCCAGATTTAGCCCCATCACTTCCATCTACTGTACCATCAGGAGAAGGATTACAACACTCTGGAAGGCAAGAGAGTAGTAATTCAAGCAAACATGTCAAATTGATTGCTATAGCCGGATTAGTATCCCTTGTCATACTTGGATTGGCTGTTTGCCTTTTGATGTCACGATTCttcaaaagaagaagagaggccCAAAAAGAAGCCAAGAGACATGACACATATGCATATAGTTTGCCCAAGGGTAACCCTAAACATGATCAATCTGTGCAGAAACCTTATTATGATGCAGAAAAAG GTTTGAGGCCAGTGGCTGGAAATGGGAAAGCTCAGGGTAGGAACTTCTCAATGAATACTTCAGAGGCTATGCAACAGAAAGATATGAATAGCACAATATCAAATACAGACGATGATCTGGATTCAGAGATGGAGTCAATGATATCGGATATTCTTCCACCACCGCCACCACCTTTTCTTCAAGCTCCTTCTGCTACCTCAGTCACACATGCTAAGAAGAATGTAAACTCTGCAGAGTTATTCACCATTGCCTCCCTTCAGCTGTATACAGATAGCTTTTCTGAAGATAATCTTATCGGAGGAGGCATCCTTGGAACAGTCTACAGAGCTGAGTCTCCCAAAAGC TTATTGGCAGTCAAGAAACTCGATACTGCTACAACCAGGCATCAAAGTGATCACCAATTTGTTGAAATGGTGTCCAATATCTCTAGACTTCAGCATGAAAACATTGTCAAACTTGTGGGTTACTGTTCAGAGTATGGGCAACGGGTACTAGTCTACGAGTATTGTAGAAATGGTACTCTCCACGAAGCATTGCACTTAGATGATGAGATCCACAGAAAACTTTCCTGGAGTACTCGTGTACGCATTGTACTTCAAGCAGCAAGAGCACTAGA GTACTTGCACGAAGTTTGTGACCCACCTATTGTCCACCTGAACTTCAAGTCCGCTAATGTTCTCCTCGATGATGAACTTGCTGTGCGTATGTCAGATTGTGGTTTGGCACCTCTGATGTCAGCTGATTCCATAAGACAG TTGCAAGGATGCGGCTATGGTGCTCCTGAACTTGAATTGGGAAGCTATACTTGTCATAGTGATGTTTATAGCTTTGGAGTTGTTATGCTGGAACTTCTTACGGGAAGAAAATCTTACGACAG GTCGCGCCCTAGAGGGGAGCAGATGCTGGTTCGATGGGCTATTCCACGGCTACATGATATAGATGCATTATCGAGAATGGTTGATCCATCCCTAAATGGTTGTTATCCATCCAAGTCTTTGTCTCGGTTTGCTGACATAATTTCCTTGTGTATTCAG TCGGAACCTGAATTCAGGCCACCAATGTCCGAAATCGTGCAGAATCTCCTGCATATGATCTAA
- the LOC132045751 gene encoding protein STRUBBELIG-RECEPTOR FAMILY 1-like isoform X2, translating into MLLMIGQRMSGIFTRILLVFAIIAVQNCQGFTDPRDVFAINSLYTSLGYPLLPGWVPYGLDPCGDKWHGVLCVNSNVTGIVLNDSNLGGELSEGIGSFASIIQLDLSNNHIGGSIPSNLPVTLKTLFLSGNQLTGSIPGTISSLGQLSDLSLNNNHLNGVIPDAFLQLKTLINMDLSGNSLSGLLPPSMGSLSSLTTLHLQNNKLSGILDVLQDLALTDLNIENNLFSGPIPAKLLSIPAFRRAGNPFNTTIIPSPPAISPSPAPFAVLSPDLAPSLPSTVPSGEGLQHSGRQESSNSSKHVKLIAIAGLVSLVILGLAVCLLMSRFFKRRREAQKEAKRHDTYAYSLPKGNPKHDQSVQKPYYDAEKAGLRPVAGNGKAQGRNFSMNTSEAMQQKDMNSTISNTDDDLDSEMESMISDILPPPPPPFLQAPSATSVTHAKKNVNSAELFTIASLQLYTDSFSEDNLIGGGILGTVYRAESPKSLLAVKKLDTATTRHQSDHQFVEMVSNISRLQHENIVKLVGYCSEYGQRVLVYEYCRNGTLHEALHLDDEIHRKLSWSTRVRIVLQAARALEYLHEVCDPPIVHLNFKSANVLLDDELAVRMSDCGLAPLMSADSIRQLQGCGYGAPELELGSYTCHSDVYSFGVVMLELLTGRKSYDRSRPRGEQMLVRWAIPRLHDIDALSRMVDPSLNGCYPSKSLSRFADIISLCIQSEPEFRPPMSEIVQNLLHMI; encoded by the exons ATGTTACTGATGATTGGTCAAAGGATGAGTGGAATATTTACGAGgattttgttggtatttgcAATTATTGCTGTTCAAAATTGCCAGGGGTTTACTGATCCTCGGGATG TATTTGCCATAAATAGTTTATATACTAGTCTGGGCTACCCTTTGCTTCCTGGATGGGTTCCATATGGATTAGACCCTTGTGGTGATAAGTGGCATGGTGTACTTTGTGTCAACTCCAATGTTACTGGAAT aGTACTAAATGATTCAAATTTGGGAGGTGAATTAAGTGAAGGCATAGGAAGCTTTGCTTCAATCATACAATT AGATCTCAGCAACAACCATATTGGAGGCAGTATACCATCCAATTTGCCCGTTACCCTCAAAACCTT gTTTCTCTCCGGTAACCAGCTTACCGGGAGCATTCCAGGCACTATATCCTCGTTAGGGCAATTATCAGACTT GTCGTTGAACAACAATCACCTTAATGGAGTCATTCCAGATGCCTTTTTGCAGCTTAAGACTTTGATTAATAT GGACTTATCTGGGAACAGTTTAAGTGGTCTGCTGCCTCCTTCAATGGGAAGTTTGTCGTCACTTACTACCTT ACACTTGCAGAATAATAAGCTTTCTGGGATCCTTGACGTTTTGCAAGATCTTGCTCTAACGGATTT AAACATAGAGAATAATTTGTTCTCTGGGCCTATACCAGCAAAATTGTTGAGTATCCCGGCCTTCAG ACGTGCAGGGAACCCGTTTAACACTACTATCATCCCTTCACCGCCCGCGATATCGCCTTCTCCAGCACCATTTGCTGTGCTTTCTCCAGATTTAGCCCCATCACTTCCATCTACTGTACCATCAGGAGAAGGATTACAACACTCTGGAAGGCAAGAGAGTAGTAATTCAAGCAAACATGTCAAATTGATTGCTATAGCCGGATTAGTATCCCTTGTCATACTTGGATTGGCTGTTTGCCTTTTGATGTCACGATTCttcaaaagaagaagagaggccCAAAAAGAAGCCAAGAGACATGACACATATGCATATAGTTTGCCCAAGGGTAACCCTAAACATGATCAATCTGTGCAGAAACCTTATTATGATGCAGAAAAAG CAGGTTTGAGGCCAGTGGCTGGAAATGGGAAAGCTCAGGGTAGGAACTTCTCAATGAATACTTCAGAGGCTATGCAACAGAAAGATATGAATAGCACAATATCAAATACAGACGATGATCTGGATTCAGAGATGGAGTCAATGATATCGGATATTCTTCCACCACCGCCACCACCTTTTCTTCAAGCTCCTTCTGCTACCTCAGTCACACATGCTAAGAAGAATGTAAACTCTGCAGAGTTATTCACCATTGCCTCCCTTCAGCTGTATACAGATAGCTTTTCTGAAGATAATCTTATCGGAGGAGGCATCCTTGGAACAGTCTACAGAGCTGAGTCTCCCAAAAGC TTATTGGCAGTCAAGAAACTCGATACTGCTACAACCAGGCATCAAAGTGATCACCAATTTGTTGAAATGGTGTCCAATATCTCTAGACTTCAGCATGAAAACATTGTCAAACTTGTGGGTTACTGTTCAGAGTATGGGCAACGGGTACTAGTCTACGAGTATTGTAGAAATGGTACTCTCCACGAAGCATTGCACTTAGATGATGAGATCCACAGAAAACTTTCCTGGAGTACTCGTGTACGCATTGTACTTCAAGCAGCAAGAGCACTAGA GTACTTGCACGAAGTTTGTGACCCACCTATTGTCCACCTGAACTTCAAGTCCGCTAATGTTCTCCTCGATGATGAACTTGCTGTGCGTATGTCAGATTGTGGTTTGGCACCTCTGATGTCAGCTGATTCCATAAGACAG TTGCAAGGATGCGGCTATGGTGCTCCTGAACTTGAATTGGGAAGCTATACTTGTCATAGTGATGTTTATAGCTTTGGAGTTGTTATGCTGGAACTTCTTACGGGAAGAAAATCTTACGACAG GTCGCGCCCTAGAGGGGAGCAGATGCTGGTTCGATGGGCTATTCCACGGCTACATGATATAGATGCATTATCGAGAATGGTTGATCCATCCCTAAATGGTTGTTATCCATCCAAGTCTTTGTCTCGGTTTGCTGACATAATTTCCTTGTGTATTCAG TCGGAACCTGAATTCAGGCCACCAATGTCCGAAATCGTGCAGAATCTCCTGCATATGATCTAA
- the LOC132045751 gene encoding protein STRUBBELIG-RECEPTOR FAMILY 1-like isoform X1: MLLMIGQRMSGIFTRILLVFAIIAVQNCQGFTDPRDVFAINSLYTSLGYPLLPGWVPYGLDPCGDKWHGVLCVNSNVTGIVLNDSNLGGELSEGIGSFASIIQLDLSNNHIGGSIPSNLPVTLKTLFLSGNQLTGSIPGTISSLGQLSDLSLNNNHLNGVIPDAFLQLKTLINMDLSGNSLSGLLPPSMGSLSSLTTLHLQNNKLSGILDVLQDLALTDLNIENNLFSGPIPAKLLSIPAFRRAGNPFNTTIIPSPPAISPSPAPFAVLSPDLAPSLPSTVPSGEGLQHSGRQESSNSSKHVKLIAIAGLVSLVILGLAVCLLMSRFFKRRREAQKEAKRHDTYAYSLPKGNPKHDQSVQKPYYDAEKEAGLRPVAGNGKAQGRNFSMNTSEAMQQKDMNSTISNTDDDLDSEMESMISDILPPPPPPFLQAPSATSVTHAKKNVNSAELFTIASLQLYTDSFSEDNLIGGGILGTVYRAESPKSLLAVKKLDTATTRHQSDHQFVEMVSNISRLQHENIVKLVGYCSEYGQRVLVYEYCRNGTLHEALHLDDEIHRKLSWSTRVRIVLQAARALEYLHEVCDPPIVHLNFKSANVLLDDELAVRMSDCGLAPLMSADSIRQLQGCGYGAPELELGSYTCHSDVYSFGVVMLELLTGRKSYDRSRPRGEQMLVRWAIPRLHDIDALSRMVDPSLNGCYPSKSLSRFADIISLCIQSEPEFRPPMSEIVQNLLHMI; the protein is encoded by the exons ATGTTACTGATGATTGGTCAAAGGATGAGTGGAATATTTACGAGgattttgttggtatttgcAATTATTGCTGTTCAAAATTGCCAGGGGTTTACTGATCCTCGGGATG TATTTGCCATAAATAGTTTATATACTAGTCTGGGCTACCCTTTGCTTCCTGGATGGGTTCCATATGGATTAGACCCTTGTGGTGATAAGTGGCATGGTGTACTTTGTGTCAACTCCAATGTTACTGGAAT aGTACTAAATGATTCAAATTTGGGAGGTGAATTAAGTGAAGGCATAGGAAGCTTTGCTTCAATCATACAATT AGATCTCAGCAACAACCATATTGGAGGCAGTATACCATCCAATTTGCCCGTTACCCTCAAAACCTT gTTTCTCTCCGGTAACCAGCTTACCGGGAGCATTCCAGGCACTATATCCTCGTTAGGGCAATTATCAGACTT GTCGTTGAACAACAATCACCTTAATGGAGTCATTCCAGATGCCTTTTTGCAGCTTAAGACTTTGATTAATAT GGACTTATCTGGGAACAGTTTAAGTGGTCTGCTGCCTCCTTCAATGGGAAGTTTGTCGTCACTTACTACCTT ACACTTGCAGAATAATAAGCTTTCTGGGATCCTTGACGTTTTGCAAGATCTTGCTCTAACGGATTT AAACATAGAGAATAATTTGTTCTCTGGGCCTATACCAGCAAAATTGTTGAGTATCCCGGCCTTCAG ACGTGCAGGGAACCCGTTTAACACTACTATCATCCCTTCACCGCCCGCGATATCGCCTTCTCCAGCACCATTTGCTGTGCTTTCTCCAGATTTAGCCCCATCACTTCCATCTACTGTACCATCAGGAGAAGGATTACAACACTCTGGAAGGCAAGAGAGTAGTAATTCAAGCAAACATGTCAAATTGATTGCTATAGCCGGATTAGTATCCCTTGTCATACTTGGATTGGCTGTTTGCCTTTTGATGTCACGATTCttcaaaagaagaagagaggccCAAAAAGAAGCCAAGAGACATGACACATATGCATATAGTTTGCCCAAGGGTAACCCTAAACATGATCAATCTGTGCAGAAACCTTATTATGATGCAGAAAAAG AAGCAGGTTTGAGGCCAGTGGCTGGAAATGGGAAAGCTCAGGGTAGGAACTTCTCAATGAATACTTCAGAGGCTATGCAACAGAAAGATATGAATAGCACAATATCAAATACAGACGATGATCTGGATTCAGAGATGGAGTCAATGATATCGGATATTCTTCCACCACCGCCACCACCTTTTCTTCAAGCTCCTTCTGCTACCTCAGTCACACATGCTAAGAAGAATGTAAACTCTGCAGAGTTATTCACCATTGCCTCCCTTCAGCTGTATACAGATAGCTTTTCTGAAGATAATCTTATCGGAGGAGGCATCCTTGGAACAGTCTACAGAGCTGAGTCTCCCAAAAGC TTATTGGCAGTCAAGAAACTCGATACTGCTACAACCAGGCATCAAAGTGATCACCAATTTGTTGAAATGGTGTCCAATATCTCTAGACTTCAGCATGAAAACATTGTCAAACTTGTGGGTTACTGTTCAGAGTATGGGCAACGGGTACTAGTCTACGAGTATTGTAGAAATGGTACTCTCCACGAAGCATTGCACTTAGATGATGAGATCCACAGAAAACTTTCCTGGAGTACTCGTGTACGCATTGTACTTCAAGCAGCAAGAGCACTAGA GTACTTGCACGAAGTTTGTGACCCACCTATTGTCCACCTGAACTTCAAGTCCGCTAATGTTCTCCTCGATGATGAACTTGCTGTGCGTATGTCAGATTGTGGTTTGGCACCTCTGATGTCAGCTGATTCCATAAGACAG TTGCAAGGATGCGGCTATGGTGCTCCTGAACTTGAATTGGGAAGCTATACTTGTCATAGTGATGTTTATAGCTTTGGAGTTGTTATGCTGGAACTTCTTACGGGAAGAAAATCTTACGACAG GTCGCGCCCTAGAGGGGAGCAGATGCTGGTTCGATGGGCTATTCCACGGCTACATGATATAGATGCATTATCGAGAATGGTTGATCCATCCCTAAATGGTTGTTATCCATCCAAGTCTTTGTCTCGGTTTGCTGACATAATTTCCTTGTGTATTCAG TCGGAACCTGAATTCAGGCCACCAATGTCCGAAATCGTGCAGAATCTCCTGCATATGATCTAA
- the LOC132045776 gene encoding E3 ubiquitin-protein ligase JMJ24 produces the protein MDHARSSFGPGEDNIGIPDDLRCKRSDGKQWRCTALSMPDKTVCEKHYIQAKKRAANSAMRANMKKGKRKSMDENDVYSESRSDDMDLPAENQNIGDYSGSISGKKHKEKLSKNQMNYFSETPQSKMFLAHGMKSTDDLDVEGVQYDESRRGYRTPPASGMESSRSRSQKMFDSSPTEGTSEGSSNSSDNTGGQPCHQCRRNDHRVIWCLRCDRRGYCESCISTWYPDMPVEEIQRICPACRGSCNCKVCMRGDNLIKVRIREIPAENKLQYLYSLLSAVLPVVKHIHHQQCFEVELEKKLRGNGMDLGRTKLNADEQMCCNFCRIPIIDYHRHCPNCSYDLCLSCCKDLRDATKLVQEDRGKQFLGRTDCRETTSKEVKLSSVRLNILGTFPDWKADSNGYIPCPPKQYGGCSSSVLSLKRIFKMNWVAKLVKNVEEMVSGCKVCDSGDLENISEGKLFQAAHRENGDDNFLYHPSSEDIRSAGIENFRKQWSKGKPVIIKDIYDVSSMSNWDPIEIWRGVRETTEEKTKDDNRTVKAIDCFDWSEIDIQIGQFIRGYSEGRIHENGRPEMLKLKDWPSPSASEEFLLYQRPEFISKLPLLEFIHSKWGLLNVAAKLPHYSLQNDVGPKIFISYGMYEELGRGDSVNNLHINMRDLAFLLVHISEVKLKGCPKTKIGKMQKTVAESDHKGFPGDALDVSSEGDFSKLSPGGERGDSQHAGTDSNANEMLVDQESRVTSQTGVDNFSHQDLNGSSLNSSDSSHSGALWDVFRRQDVPMLIEYLRFHWKKHDSDHLTDDSVPSPLYDGIVYLNEHHKRKLKELFGIEPWSFEQHLGEVIFIPAGCPFQMRNLQSTVQLGLDFLSPESLGEAVRMAEEIRDLPNTHDAKLQMLEVGKISLYAASSAIKEVQKLVLDPKVGPELGFEDPNMTALVSENLEKMIKRRQVACA, from the exons ATGGATCACGCACGATCATCCTTTGGGCCTGGTGAAGATAATATTGGGATCCCTGATGATTTGCGGTGTAAGAGGTCTGATGGGAAACAGTGGAGATGCACTGCATTGTCTATGCCCGATAAGACTGTGTGTGAAAAACACTACATACAGGCTAAGAAGAGGGCTGCAAATTCTGCAATGAGAGCCAACATGAAAAAGGGAAAGAGAAAATCaatggatgaaaatgatgtATATTCGGAGAGTAGAAGTGATGATATGGATTTACCTGCTGAGAACCAGAATATTGGGGATTATTCTGGTTCAATCTCTGGGAAGAAGCACAAGGAAAAGCTATCAAAGAATCAGATGAATTATTTTTCGGAAACACCTCAAAGCAAGATGTTTTTAGCTCACGGCATGAAGTCTACTGATGATCTAGACGTGGAAGGTGTACAGTATGATGAAAGCCGAAGAGGTTACAGGACGCCACCCGCTTCTGGTATGGAGTCATCCAGAAGCAGATCTCAGAAGATGTTTGATTCCAGTCCTACAGAG GGAACTTCTGAAGGGAGCTCCAATTCTTCTGATAATACAGGGGGGCAACCTTGTCATCAGTGTAGGCGGAATGATCACCGAGTAATTTGGTGCCTTAGATGTGATAGAAGGGGATACTGTGAAAGCTGCATTTCAACGTG GTACCCTGACATGCCAGTTGAAGAGATACAGAGGATTTGTCCTGCATGTCGTGGTAGTTGCAATTGTAAAGTGTGTATGCGGGGAGACAACTTAATAAAG GTTAGAATAAGGGAGATACCGGCAGAAAACAAATTGCAGTATCTCTATTCCCTTTTATCAGCAGTTCTTCCAGTTGTTAAGCACATTCACCATCAGCAGTGCTTTGAGGTAGAACTAGAAAAAAAACTTCGAG GAAATGGGATGGATCTTGGCCGGACAAAATTGAATGCAGATGAGCAAATGTGCTG TAATTTCTGCAGGATACCAATTATTGATTACCATAGACACTGCCCAAATTGCTCATATGACCTCTGCCTCAGTTGCTGCAAAGACCTCAGAGATGCAACCAAGCTTGTTCAGGAAGACAGGGGTAAGCAGTTCCTTGGAAGAACTGATTGCAGAGAAACCACGTCAAAGGAAGTGAAGTTGTCAAGCGTTCGTCTAAATATACTCGGCACGTTTCCTGATTGGAAAGCAGATAGTAATGGCTACATACCTTGTCCACCAAAGCAATATGGGGGCTGCAGTTCCTCGGTCTTATCATTGAAACGGATCTTCAAGATGAATTGGGTAGCGAAACTGGTGAAAAATGTCGAAGAAATGGTTAGTGGATGTAAAGTATGTGATTCTGGTGATCTAGAGAATATCTCTGAAGGGAAGTTGTTCCAGGCTGCTCATAGAGAGAATGGTGATGATAACTTTTTGTACCATCCATCTTCTGAAGATATTAGAAGTGCAGGGATTGAGAACTTCAGAAAGCAATGGAGCAAAGGTAAACCTGTTATCATCAAGGATATATATGATGTATCATCGATGTCAAACTGGGATCCAATTGAGATATGGAGAGGGGTAAGGGAGACAACagaggagaaaacaaaagatgatAACAGAACTGTGAAGGCCATTGACTGTTTTGATTGGAGTGAG ATTGATATCCAGATTGGTCAATTTATCAGAGGATATTCAGAGggaagaattcatgagaatGGTAGGCCAGAAATGCTCAAATTGAAAGATTGGCCTTCTCCTAGTGCTTCAGAAGAGTTCTTGTTATACCAGAGACCTGAGTTTATTAGTAAACTTCCTTTACTTGAATTCATCCACTCCAAGTGGGGTCTTCTAAACGTAGCTGCAAAATTGCCTCATTATTCCCTGCAGAATGATGTTGGTCCTaagatttttatttcttatggGATGTATGAAGAACTTGGTAGAGGTGACTCAGTGAACAATCTGCATATCAACATGCGTGACCTA GCATTCCTTTTGGTCCATATCAGTGAGGTCAAACTGAAAGGTTGCCCGAAGACAAAGATAGGAAAGATGCAGAAAACTGTTGCTGAATCTGATCACAAAGGATTTCCTGGTGATGCACTAGATGTTTCAAGCGAAGGGGATTTCTCCAAATTGTCTCCTGGTGGAGAGAGAGGGGATAGTCAGCATGCTGGTACGGATTCAAATGCCAATGAAATGTTGGTCGACCAAGAGAGCAGAGTTACTTCTCAGACTGGTGTAGATAACTTCAGTCATCAAGATCTGAACGGTTCCAGTTTAAACAGCTCCGACAGTAGTCACTCCGGAGCTCTTTGGGATGTCTTTCGGAGGCAGGATGTGCCGATGCTTATCGAGTATCTAAGATTTCATTGGAAGAAACATGATTCAGACCATCTAACGGATGATTCT GTGCCCAGTCCTCTCTATGATGGAATAGTATATCTGAATGAGCATCATAAGAGAAAGTTGAAAGAGTTATTTG GAATAGAGCCTTGGTCATTTGAACAGCATTTAGGCGAAGTGATTTTCATTCCTGCTGGATGTCCTTTCCAAATGAGGAATCTGCAG TCCACTGTCCAATTGGGCCTTGATTTTCTTTCTCCAGAAAGTTTAGGTGAGGCTGTTAGAATGGCTGAAGAAATCCGTGACCTTCCTAATACTCATGATGCAAAGCTGCAAATGTTGGAG GTGGGAAAGATATCACTCTATGCAGCAAGCTCGGCCATCAAAGAAGTTCAGAAGTTGGTTCTGGATCCTAA AGTTGGCCCTGAACTTGGATTTGAGGATCCCAATATGACTGCATTGGTGTCGGAGAATTTGGAGAAGATGATAAAGAGACGTCAGGTAGCTTGCGCATAA